One Chitinophagaceae bacterium C216 genomic window carries:
- the lpxL gene encoding Lipid A biosynthesis lauroyltransferase, translating into MAAWEGKSKGNKLGYGIFIALLKYAGVLPAYILLVFVAGYYYLFSWKSSRAIWYYFRKRLNFSFFKSLLKLYSNYYWFGQAIIDRIVMMAGISNRFTFNFDGEAHLHEMVRRGKGGLLLSAHIGNWEIAGHLLKRLQTKINIVMFDGEHEQLKQYLENTTGQRNANIIVIKNDLSHIYEIIEALNKNELVCMHSDRFLPGNKTFDAMFLGEKARFPQGPFLLASKLEVPVSFVFALKETLYHYHFFATKGVIYKNISGNTPQHILNAFTEAMTEKVKAYPSQWFNYYNFWRA; encoded by the coding sequence ATGGCAGCATGGGAAGGAAAATCCAAAGGTAATAAATTAGGCTATGGCATATTTATCGCGTTATTAAAATATGCCGGAGTGCTGCCTGCATATATTTTATTAGTTTTTGTGGCCGGTTATTATTATCTGTTCAGCTGGAAATCGTCCCGAGCTATCTGGTATTATTTTAGAAAAAGACTCAATTTTTCATTTTTTAAATCATTATTAAAACTGTACAGCAACTATTACTGGTTTGGTCAGGCCATTATTGATCGCATTGTTATGATGGCCGGCATTAGCAATCGATTTACTTTCAATTTTGATGGCGAAGCACATTTGCATGAGATGGTGCGTCGGGGAAAAGGAGGCCTGTTGTTAAGTGCGCATATCGGAAATTGGGAAATTGCAGGGCACCTTTTAAAAAGACTTCAGACGAAAATCAATATCGTCATGTTCGATGGTGAACACGAACAGCTAAAGCAGTATCTGGAAAATACTACCGGACAAAGGAATGCCAATATTATTGTTATTAAAAACGACCTATCACATATTTACGAGATCATAGAAGCGTTGAACAAAAATGAGCTCGTGTGCATGCACTCCGACAGGTTTCTCCCCGGAAATAAAACTTTTGATGCCATGTTTCTTGGCGAGAAAGCCCGTTTTCCTCAAGGACCATTTCTGCTGGCATCTAAGCTGGAAGTACCGGTATCATTTGTGTTTGCTTTAAAGGAAACGCTATATCATTACCACTTTTTTGCCACAAAAGGAGTGATATATAAAAACATTTCGGGAAATACACCTCAGCATATATTGAATGCTTTTACCGAAGCGATGACCGAAAAGGTAAAAGCTTACCCGTCTCAATGGTTTAATTATTATAACTTCTGGAGGGCATAA
- the sfmM2 gene encoding L-tyrosine C(3)-methyltransferase: MAHLYNKDKRTALEAKHLAQLIAHGPIVFQVAKVLRDKGILRIIEEARTGITLADITAKSELSEYGVRVLLEAGLGMEMITVDEEGKYYLAKTGYFILHDALTNVNMNFVHDICYKGVYHLEEAIETGKPAGLKELGNWNTIYEGLSQLPSQQQKSWFEYDHFFSDIAFPRVLKHVYKPENQIKKLLEIGGNTGKWALASTQFDKEVKITIVDLPGQAAMAKKNIEALGLSERVDFYPANVLDENVQFPTGYDVVWMSQFLDCFSEEEIVSILQRCGKAIHEEGAIYILEAFWDNQRFETAAFCLQQLSIYFTAIANGNSQMYDSRVFKKCIEKAGFDIVEEIEGIGLSHTLLKCKKRQLH, from the coding sequence ATGGCACATCTTTACAATAAGGACAAACGAACTGCTTTGGAGGCAAAACATCTTGCGCAGCTCATTGCTCATGGGCCTATCGTATTTCAGGTGGCAAAAGTGCTAAGAGACAAAGGTATTCTGCGCATTATTGAAGAGGCCCGTACGGGCATTACGCTTGCTGATATTACTGCAAAAAGCGAGCTTTCGGAATATGGAGTGCGCGTGCTGCTCGAAGCAGGTTTAGGCATGGAAATGATAACAGTGGATGAGGAGGGGAAATATTATCTTGCCAAAACCGGATATTTCATATTACATGATGCCCTTACCAATGTAAACATGAATTTTGTGCATGATATCTGCTATAAAGGTGTGTATCATTTGGAGGAAGCTATCGAAACCGGTAAGCCGGCCGGATTGAAGGAATTAGGAAATTGGAATACCATATATGAAGGTCTTTCTCAATTACCATCACAACAGCAGAAAAGCTGGTTTGAGTACGACCATTTTTTTTCTGATATTGCTTTTCCTCGTGTATTGAAACATGTATATAAACCAGAGAATCAGATAAAAAAGTTACTGGAAATAGGCGGCAATACCGGAAAATGGGCATTAGCTTCTACACAGTTTGATAAAGAAGTTAAAATAACCATTGTGGATCTGCCGGGGCAGGCTGCAATGGCCAAGAAAAATATTGAAGCCCTAGGGTTGAGCGAGCGAGTGGATTTTTACCCGGCCAATGTGTTGGATGAAAATGTTCAGTTTCCTACAGGTTATGATGTGGTTTGGATGAGTCAATTCTTGGACTGTTTTTCTGAAGAAGAAATTGTGAGCATCCTACAGCGTTGTGGTAAGGCGATTCACGAAGAAGGCGCTATTTATATTTTGGAAGCATTCTGGGATAACCAGCGTTTTGAAACGGCAGCATTTTGCTTACAGCAGCTCTCCATCTATTTTACGGCCATTGCCAACGGCAATAGCCAGATGTACGACAGTCGTGTATTTAAAAAATGTATCGAAAAAGCAGGTTTTGATATCGTCGAAGAAATTGAAGGTATCGGATTAAGTCATACCTTGCTAAAGTGTAAAAAGAGACAGTTGCATTAA
- a CDS encoding 1,4-dihydroxy-2-naphthoyl-CoA hydrolase: MPELSHTIKILVRFNEADPLGIVWHGHYIRYFEDGREAFGKKYGISYLDFFQENVVVPIVHAECNYKKSLKFGDTVIVETTYHPCEAAKIIFTYKLYREADNSLVATGTTTQVFLDKDTQTLLLNTPSFFDAWKKQQGI, from the coding sequence ATGCCGGAGCTGAGCCACACTATCAAAATATTAGTTCGTTTCAACGAGGCTGACCCTTTGGGCATCGTGTGGCACGGCCATTATATTCGTTATTTCGAAGACGGGCGCGAAGCTTTTGGGAAAAAATACGGCATTAGCTACCTGGATTTTTTTCAGGAAAACGTAGTGGTTCCAATAGTGCATGCCGAGTGTAACTATAAAAAATCGCTGAAGTTTGGAGATACGGTAATTGTGGAAACAACCTATCATCCTTGTGAAGCGGCTAAGATTATTTTTACATACAAGCTTTACAGAGAGGCCGACAATAGCCTTGTTGCTACTGGAACCACTACTCAAGTTTTCTTGGATAAAGATACTCAAACGCTATTGCTTAACACCCCCTCATTCTTTGATGCGTGGAAAAAGCAGCAGGGTATATAA
- the fabF_4 gene encoding 3-oxoacyl-[acyl-carrier-protein] synthase 2, translating to MKPVYVIANNIISPLGDTTEKNFSLLRQGVSSVRLHEAGNRSPIPFYASLFPETFWQHHHTTFTKFEYLLAQSVNKVLEQASVNPAHPKTGLILSSTKGNISLLEENAITPQLKAEISFTQSAKKIAKHFGFINTPVVISHACISGLVALITAKRMLEAGLYENVVVAGADIITRFILSGFQSFQAVSDAPCKPFDANRNGINLGEAAAAIVLSVHKPLNDAPILLAGGAVSNDANHISGPSRTGQELFFAISNAMQEGAVSAADIGFVSLHGTATVYNDDMESKAITLAELQQVPVNSIKGYYGHTLGAAGLLETVISICSLQENIMIPTKGYSTPGTAQQMNVCTVLQPIEQEACLKTASGFGGCNAAIVLKKQ from the coding sequence ATGAAACCTGTTTATGTCATTGCAAATAATATTATTTCGCCACTGGGCGATACTACAGAAAAGAATTTTTCACTGTTGCGGCAGGGGGTAAGCAGTGTGCGGTTACATGAAGCTGGAAATAGAAGCCCTATTCCTTTCTATGCTTCCTTATTTCCGGAAACCTTCTGGCAGCACCATCACACAACATTTACTAAGTTCGAATATCTGCTTGCTCAATCTGTAAATAAAGTATTGGAACAGGCTTCGGTAAATCCTGCTCATCCCAAAACAGGACTTATTCTTTCTTCCACCAAAGGCAATATTAGCCTGCTAGAAGAAAACGCTATTACTCCGCAACTGAAAGCGGAAATTAGCTTTACACAGTCTGCGAAAAAAATTGCAAAGCATTTTGGTTTTATCAACACTCCTGTGGTGATTTCGCACGCTTGTATTTCGGGTTTGGTGGCTCTCATTACGGCCAAAAGAATGTTGGAAGCAGGTTTGTACGAGAATGTAGTTGTAGCGGGAGCAGATATTATCACACGCTTTATTTTGTCGGGATTTCAGTCTTTTCAAGCTGTGAGCGATGCGCCGTGTAAGCCTTTTGATGCCAACAGAAATGGCATCAATTTGGGGGAAGCTGCGGCTGCGATTGTTTTATCCGTACATAAGCCACTAAATGATGCCCCCATTCTGTTGGCTGGAGGTGCGGTAAGTAACGATGCTAATCATATTTCTGGACCTTCGCGCACAGGTCAGGAATTATTCTTTGCCATCAGCAATGCTATGCAAGAGGGTGCGGTGAGTGCAGCCGATATTGGCTTTGTTTCTTTACATGGAACGGCTACTGTGTATAACGATGATATGGAAAGCAAAGCTATTACACTGGCAGAGCTGCAGCAGGTTCCTGTAAATAGTATTAAAGGATATTATGGACATACCTTAGGTGCTGCGGGATTGTTGGAAACAGTTATCAGCATTTGCTCTTTGCAGGAAAATATAATGATTCCAACCAAAGGATATTCCACACCGGGCACAGCACAGCAAATGAATGTTTGCACTGTTTTGCAGCCCATCGAGCAGGAAGCCTGCCTAAAAACCGCATCGGGTTTTGGCGGATGTAATGCAGCGATTGTCTTAAAAAAACAATGA